A region of Deinococcota bacterium DNA encodes the following proteins:
- a CDS encoding RNHCP domain-containing protein translates to MRRFIAQGRNTGFSCLHCGLEVPPLAGGGCRNHCPRCLYSLHLDIYPGDRASDCGGLLEPVAVDHSAKKGWLIVSRCRACGALRRNKAALDDPVTPDDYEKLVELSRAPRR, encoded by the coding sequence ATGCGGCGGTTTATCGCGCAAGGCCGGAACACCGGCTTCAGCTGCCTCCACTGCGGGCTCGAGGTGCCCCCCTTGGCGGGCGGAGGTTGCCGCAACCACTGCCCGCGCTGTCTCTACTCCTTGCACCTAGACATCTATCCCGGCGACCGCGCCTCGGACTGCGGCGGTCTGCTCGAGCCCGTGGCCGTGGATCACAGCGCCAAGAAGGGCTGGCTGATCGTGAGCCGCTGCCGGGCCTGCGGCGCGCTGCGGCGCAACAAGGCAGCTTTGGATGATCCGGTCACGCCCGACGACTACGAAAAGCTTGTCGAGTTGAGCCGCGCGCCTCGTCGCTAG
- a CDS encoding HIT domain-containing protein yields the protein MPQEGQEGQETVFSRIIRREVPADILYQDELVTAFRDINPQAPTHVLIVPNKAIASINDASEEDEPVLGRLFTVAARLAREEGVAESGYRVMINCGRDGGQEVYHLHMHLFGGRRLGPMLAK from the coding sequence ATGCCGCAAGAAGGACAAGAAGGACAGGAGACGGTCTTCAGCAGGATCATCCGCCGCGAAGTGCCCGCCGACATCCTCTACCAGGACGAGCTGGTGACCGCCTTTCGCGACATCAACCCGCAGGCGCCCACCCACGTCCTGATCGTCCCCAACAAGGCCATTGCCTCCATCAACGACGCCAGCGAGGAAGACGAGCCCGTCCTGGGCCGGCTCTTCACCGTCGCCGCCAGGCTGGCGCGCGAGGAGGGCGTAGCCGAGAGCGGCTACCGCGTCATGATCAACTGCGGCCGTGACGGCGGCCAGGAGGTCTACCACCTGCACATGCACCTCTTCGGCGGCCGCCGCCTGGGGCCGATGCTGGCGAAGTAA